A genomic window from Klebsiella quasipneumoniae subsp. quasipneumoniae includes:
- a CDS encoding glycosyltransferase family 9 protein: MRILKQLTRKKNAFFRGIKFNLINYRYRNKPARKPFDPAPVRRVLLLRLDDKVGDMVVTTGCARILAERGYQVSVLTGPICCEILAGSEFIEQVYLYRPRMSLNTLRAAGFDAVIDFDDVTSYERFKLLADLRATSVIGFNKEPYKLYDHSIAFFDSNSHISLRYQQVVKLFGVVDDQPYDYHLPGCRHEREKVARLLSQAGEVALRVAINPFTASEDKDFCRHQVATLVERLHALPYRVCIVMVGRSEKIQQLGLDMALYVADSTINSAVEVIRSCDLVITPDTSIVHIARAFDKPMVAVYNKRKLKDTGLPGYHIWAPGYDKARQIVCEEANVADVAIESVWPVIKEQADRLVAARS, encoded by the coding sequence ATGCGTATCCTTAAACAATTGACGCGGAAAAAGAACGCTTTTTTCCGCGGTATTAAATTTAATTTAATTAACTATCGATACAGAAATAAGCCGGCGCGCAAACCCTTCGACCCGGCCCCCGTGCGCCGCGTGCTGCTATTGCGCCTGGACGATAAAGTCGGCGATATGGTGGTGACCACCGGCTGCGCCAGAATACTGGCCGAAAGGGGATATCAGGTTTCGGTGTTAACCGGACCAATATGCTGCGAAATATTAGCCGGCTCAGAATTCATTGAGCAAGTATATTTATATCGACCACGCATGTCCTTAAATACGTTACGGGCGGCGGGTTTTGATGCGGTTATCGATTTTGATGACGTGACCAGCTATGAACGCTTTAAATTACTCGCCGATTTACGGGCGACCAGCGTGATTGGCTTTAATAAAGAGCCCTATAAACTTTACGATCATTCGATCGCTTTTTTTGACAGCAACAGCCATATTTCCCTGCGCTATCAACAGGTGGTGAAGCTTTTTGGCGTCGTTGACGACCAGCCATACGACTATCATCTCCCCGGCTGTCGCCATGAGCGGGAGAAAGTGGCGCGCTTGCTTTCCCAGGCCGGAGAGGTCGCACTGCGCGTCGCCATTAACCCTTTTACCGCCTCCGAGGATAAAGACTTCTGTCGTCATCAGGTGGCGACCCTGGTCGAGCGGCTACATGCTCTGCCTTACCGGGTCTGTATCGTGATGGTGGGTCGCAGCGAGAAAATTCAGCAGCTGGGGCTGGATATGGCGCTGTACGTCGCCGACAGCACCATCAACTCCGCCGTGGAGGTGATTCGCAGCTGTGATTTAGTCATTACGCCGGACACCTCGATCGTGCATATCGCCCGTGCTTTCGATAAACCGATGGTGGCGGTCTATAACAAACGCAAACTCAAGGATACCGGGCTGCCCGGCTATCATATCTGGGCGCCGGGCTATGACAAAGCGAGGCAGATCGTTTGTGAAGAAGCGAATGTCGCCGATGTGGCGATTGAGTCGGTATGGCCGGTGATTAAAGAGCAGGCCGACCGGCTGGTCGCCGCCCGCAGTTAA
- a CDS encoding O-antigen ligase family protein, producing the protein MSTLKMSNYARQGYSIVFPLFLFFSAIFCMSTRTNNLLHLSILLLLLSLIRPENRQALAGVLREQWQTWALLAVFFIYYALSNLWGHTPQHIDSPITHGVYLTGYLLLMAMLLSDERTRRLAMLAVVGGITVLSLWTLMFDHTLVLTERAVSPENPGPTNVIDLAGYCGIGILICGMLLKEKASHWLYLPVAIMLVMMLLTQSRGPIIALVLAVGCTLHLHVFTRRNLLIAAALAVLVALLLVMTPVGDMLLARFEELGTQSGLRLSIWHHTLSEMASQPWLGRGFSYELDFINYSGEHITTTHSVYMGALLKGGIVGLLLLLAVIACGLWQAWRKRRSDSRYSLAILFYALVFMASQGMFIISNPRETWVLFWLPLGIALSKGLAEKR; encoded by the coding sequence ATGAGTACTTTAAAAATGAGTAACTACGCCAGACAGGGTTACTCGATTGTTTTTCCTTTGTTTTTATTTTTCAGCGCGATTTTTTGCATGTCCACCCGGACCAATAACCTGCTGCATTTATCGATCCTGCTGCTCTTGCTCTCGCTGATACGCCCGGAAAACCGCCAGGCGCTGGCCGGCGTGTTACGCGAACAGTGGCAGACCTGGGCGCTGCTGGCGGTCTTCTTTATCTATTACGCCCTCAGTAACCTGTGGGGCCATACGCCGCAGCATATCGACTCGCCGATCACCCACGGCGTGTACCTGACGGGCTATCTGTTGCTGATGGCGATGCTGCTCAGCGACGAACGAACCCGCCGCCTGGCCATGCTGGCGGTGGTTGGCGGGATCACCGTGCTCTCGCTGTGGACGCTGATGTTCGACCACACCCTGGTCCTCACCGAACGAGCGGTCTCCCCCGAGAACCCCGGGCCAACAAACGTTATCGACCTTGCCGGATACTGCGGCATCGGCATCTTAATCTGCGGCATGCTACTGAAAGAAAAAGCCAGCCACTGGCTCTATCTGCCAGTGGCCATCATGCTGGTGATGATGCTGCTGACCCAAAGCCGCGGGCCGATCATCGCCCTGGTGCTGGCGGTCGGCTGTACGCTGCACCTGCACGTCTTCACCCGCCGCAACCTGCTGATCGCCGCGGCGCTGGCCGTGCTGGTGGCTCTGCTTTTGGTCATGACGCCGGTGGGCGACATGCTGCTCGCCCGTTTCGAAGAGCTGGGCACCCAAAGCGGGCTGCGCCTGAGCATCTGGCACCATACGCTGTCGGAGATGGCCAGCCAGCCCTGGCTGGGACGCGGTTTTAGCTATGAACTGGATTTCATCAACTACAGCGGCGAACACATCACCACCACCCACAGCGTATATATGGGCGCCCTGCTGAAAGGCGGCATCGTGGGTTTACTGCTGTTGCTGGCGGTCATTGCCTGCGGACTGTGGCAGGCGTGGCGCAAGCGCCGCTCCGACAGCCGCTACAGTCTGGCGATCTTGTTTTACGCGCTGGTGTTTATGGCCTCGCAGGGGATGTTTATCATCAGCAACCCCCGGGAAACCTGGGTGCTGTTCTGGCTGCCGCTGGGCATTGCGCTCAGCAAAGGGCTGGCGGAAAAGCGTTAA
- a CDS encoding glycosyl transferase: MGSLFKQIYRYTRPRAYRHNENLWPFTRITRAPSGEISALRYKGKTVPLVSLSALKNSMQGEVLLTATGPSTRNIDFSLLSKTIPVMGVNGAWHLADRLHFSLYTIVDMEFFDKKPDIIRAIVSQPDILLFTTMHGIAKIVDRHADALRCRLALIEDGCYKIYQPKVASEAIKRTYQQNPAMCFHPQRPDICFSTDIRQGVFDAGTVVYWALQILAWLGFSTILVSGLDMTNFNQPRFYETQQEKLPSYLATKVDTLVMPSFAHAAQVLQQRQIRVINFSPESAVPDTIFEKVAFNEYFKNE; this comes from the coding sequence ATGGGATCCCTGTTTAAGCAGATCTATCGCTACACCCGCCCTCGCGCTTATCGTCACAATGAAAATCTGTGGCCTTTTACCCGCATCACCCGCGCGCCGAGCGGCGAAATCAGCGCGTTGCGTTATAAAGGGAAAACGGTGCCGCTGGTCAGCCTGAGCGCGCTGAAAAACAGCATGCAGGGCGAAGTCCTGCTGACCGCCACTGGCCCTTCGACCCGCAATATCGATTTTTCCCTGTTGTCGAAAACGATCCCGGTGATGGGCGTCAATGGCGCCTGGCATCTTGCCGACCGACTGCACTTTTCGCTCTATACCATCGTCGACATGGAGTTTTTCGATAAGAAGCCGGACATTATCCGCGCCATCGTCAGTCAGCCGGACATTCTGCTGTTCACCACCATGCATGGGATCGCCAAAATCGTCGATCGCCATGCGGACGCGCTGCGCTGCCGTTTGGCGTTGATTGAGGACGGTTGCTATAAGATTTACCAGCCGAAAGTCGCCAGCGAAGCGATAAAGCGCACTTACCAGCAGAATCCGGCGATGTGCTTTCATCCCCAGCGCCCGGATATCTGTTTTAGCACCGATATTCGCCAGGGCGTCTTTGATGCCGGCACGGTGGTCTACTGGGCGCTGCAGATCCTCGCCTGGCTGGGCTTCAGCACTATCCTGGTGAGCGGTCTGGATATGACTAACTTCAACCAGCCGCGATTCTACGAAACACAACAAGAAAAATTGCCTTCGTACCTGGCAACAAAAGTGGATACCCTCGTCATGCCCTCCTTTGCGCATGCCGCGCAGGTACTGCAGCAACGCCAGATCCGGGTAATTAATTTTTCACCAGAAAGCGCTGTGCCGGACACTATTTTCGAAAAGGTTGCGTTTAATGAGTACTTTAAAAATGAGTAA
- the rfaC gene encoding lipopolysaccharide heptosyltransferase RfaC: MRVLIVKTSSMGDVLHTLPALTDAAQAIPGIRFDWVVEEGFAQIPSWHDSVERVIPVAIRRWRKAWFSAPIKAERKAFREAVQAVKYDAIIDAQGLVKSAALVTRLAHGVKHGMDWQTAREPLASLFYNRCHHIAKQQHAVERTRELFAKSLGYAKPQTQGDYAIARHFLQHEASAAAPYLVFLHATTRDDKHWPENRWQELLDLLADSGVRIKLPWGAPHEEARAKRLAEGREYVEVLPRLSLEQVAQVLASARAVVSVDTGLSHLTAALDKPNFTLYGPTDPGLIGGYGKNQHIVRPENSASTGDITASRVHLLLQNQGLL, translated from the coding sequence ATGCGGGTATTGATTGTAAAAACCTCATCGATGGGCGACGTGCTGCACACGCTGCCCGCGCTGACCGACGCCGCGCAGGCCATCCCCGGCATCCGCTTCGACTGGGTTGTGGAAGAAGGCTTCGCGCAGATCCCCTCCTGGCATGACAGCGTCGAGCGGGTGATCCCGGTGGCGATCCGCCGCTGGCGTAAAGCCTGGTTCTCCGCGCCGATCAAAGCGGAGCGTAAAGCCTTTCGCGAGGCCGTCCAGGCGGTCAAGTATGACGCCATTATCGACGCCCAGGGGCTGGTGAAAAGCGCTGCGCTGGTCACCCGTCTGGCGCACGGCGTCAAGCATGGTATGGACTGGCAAACGGCCCGCGAGCCGCTGGCCAGCCTGTTTTACAACCGCTGCCACCACATTGCGAAACAGCAGCACGCGGTGGAGCGTACCCGCGAGCTGTTCGCCAAAAGCCTCGGCTACGCGAAACCCCAAACCCAGGGGGATTACGCCATTGCGCGCCATTTCCTGCAGCACGAGGCTAGCGCTGCCGCCCCCTATCTGGTGTTTCTGCACGCCACCACCCGCGACGATAAGCACTGGCCGGAAAACCGCTGGCAGGAACTGCTCGATCTGCTGGCCGACAGCGGCGTCCGCATTAAGCTGCCGTGGGGCGCCCCGCACGAAGAGGCGCGGGCGAAGCGGCTGGCGGAAGGCCGGGAGTATGTTGAAGTGCTGCCGCGCCTGAGCCTTGAGCAGGTGGCGCAGGTTCTGGCCAGCGCCCGGGCCGTCGTCTCGGTCGATACCGGCCTGAGTCATCTGACCGCCGCGCTGGATAAACCGAACTTCACGCTCTACGGCCCGACCGATCCGGGGCTGATTGGCGGATACGGTAAAAACCAGCACATCGTGCGGCCGGAAAACAGCGCCAGCACCGGCGATATTACCGCCAGCCGGGTTCATCTTCTTCTGCAAAATCAGGGGCTGCTCTGA